The Pocillopora verrucosa isolate sample1 chromosome 2, ASM3666991v2, whole genome shotgun sequence genome has a segment encoding these proteins:
- the LOC131790356 gene encoding serine/arginine repetitive matrix protein 2 isoform X3, with amino-acid sequence MEVKSDGSDEEMKDDIDSVRGLLDRFKEDKERELLKETSSSSTYEDGYSSAGENLVSELVKKSTKSTLVMNLKPVSKTRETSTKMGLGDAAAGDDEGESSGKGVSQKRKQDSFLVEVQERAEVISKSARKAPETLVSSIGQNVEGDPDTEEFLRKIRAAPSSSNEFRMENNETRPFRSKSASEVDLSVVVPIASTLNLEIQKSKIPLVRSGSLKDRRKPSAASRRKSFRSSFNEDFDDSFVISEGEESMNEDRSVTPGGGFIIKNPPQWDVGEAVRPRTKPKPKVKSKTVSGIALPGLADALIKKQIAAENKQRSQGSAAEIVRAAAENKKKMSAKEDKLEKEPEKPAWLVEAEARRKLHEQRRHPKSKEQGESETSLGPEKPVSNGPVLKSLPQKPEVGKKNSVGGGVMSVFRNIVLRPVRKPDAVPTKSEDDSDATKSLNVCLRPVSKAGPLDNQADEIKGSFQPVRLKPIAPRLARPSSSSVTNTEATPLRTRTPPERTSSSQSVQLEKSAREYHTIPPLAPITLERLEPRVSESFSSPTNGERVTISSNYLSGPHKLPPSTAPKPSNRSKTVTVTASEVPQLSSVKRRSVGLIQARVEKKSSGPSTSAVPYGDLSGSRRGSDARDRTETYDSAFRPTYTGDVLPQWKIELIEKKKNSTTSREGSNKDRPHQTQITSAVVVPPWKKELAEKRKQRSPVTGNQASGKENEPSTFSELPLWQREIAERRKRREFLPGQELPEKTDNSTERPEWQRRLKNTRRNQPIVAPKGPSEDSAESVPSFMKEFEKKKRACPRGGSRNSSYV; translated from the exons agtgATGGCAGTGATGAAGAAATGAAGGATGATATTGATTCTGTGCGTGGTCTGTTAGACAGGTTCAAGGAGGACAAGGAGAGGGAACTCCTTAAAGAG ACCTCCTCAAGTTCAACTTATGAGGATGGATACAGCTCAG CTGGTGAAAATTTGGTTAGTGAACTTGTAAAGAAATCAACAAAATCAACCCTTGTGATGAATTTGAAACCTGTTTCCAAAACAAGGGAAACATCAACAAAGATGGGTTTGGGAGATGCAGCAGCAGGGGATGATGAAGGAGAATCTTCTGGTAAAGGAGTTtcacagaaaagaaaacaggatTCATTCTTAGTTGAAGTTCAAGAGAGAGCTGAG GTGATAAGTAAAAGTGCTCGAAAAGCTCCAGAAACATTAGTATCATCAATTGGACAAAATGTTGAGGGTGATCCAGATACG GAAGAGTTTCTCAGAAAGATCCGAGCTGCACCATCCTCATCAAATGAATTTCGT ATGGAGAACAACGAGACTAGACCGTTCAGAAGTAAATCGGCCTCAGAGGTTGACTTATCCGTGGTTGTGCCG ATTGCTTCAACTTTAAACTTGGAAATTCAAAAGTCTAAAATCCCTCTGGTGAGGTCAGGCTCGTTAAAGGATCGTAGAAAACCCTCAGCTGCTTCCAGGCGGAAAAGTTTCAGGTCAAGTTTTAATGAAGATTTTGATGATTCATTTGTTATCAGCGAAGGAGAGGAGTC GATGAACGAAGACCGCAGTGTCACACCTGGTGGTGGCTTCATCATAAAGAACCCGCCTCAGTGGGACGTAGGGGAGGCGGTGAGACCACGAACCAAGCCAAAGCCGAAGGTGAAGAGCAAAACTGTGTCTGGAATAGCTCTACCAGGCCTGGCTGATGCATTAATCAAGAAACAAATTGCAGCTGAAAATAAG CAGCGTTCCCAGGGAAGCGCAGCCGAAATTGTCCGTGCGGCTGCCgaaaataagaagaaaatgtCAGCCAAGGAAGACAAATTAGAGAAAGAACCTGAAAAACCTGCTTGGCTTGTGGAGGCGGAGGCACGGAGGAAACTCCATGAACAGCGACGGCATCCCAAAAGTAAAGAACAAGGAGAGAGTGAAACTAGTCTGGGGCCAGAGAAACCGGTGAGTAATGGTCCTGTGCTCAAGTCTTTACCTCAGAAACCtgaagttggaaaaaaaaactctgtcGGTGGTGGGGTGATGAGCGTTTTTCGCAATATTGTACTTCGTCCTGTTCGGAAACCTGACGCAGTTCCAACCAAATCCGAGGACGACAGCGATGCTACGAAGTCGTTGAATGTTTGTCTTCGTCCCGTGTCTAAAGCAGGTCCTTTAGATAACCAAGCAGATGAAATAAAGGGAAGTTTTCAACCAGTGCGTTTGAAACCTATTGCTCCCCGTCTCGCAAGACCCTCGAGTTCCTCAGTCACGAATACCGAAGCAACACCATTGCGCACACGAACGCCTCCCGAAAGAACATCTAGTTCACAGTCGGTTCAACTAGAAAAAAGTGCACGTGAGTATCACACCATCCCTCCTCTTGCCCCGATAACTTTAGAGCGTTTGGAACCGAGGGTTTCCGAAAGTTTTTCGTCACCCACGAATGGTGAACGAGTCACGATTTCCTCGAACTACTTGAGTGGCCCTCATAAACTTCCCCCAAGTACAGCGCCTAAACCTTCCAACAGATCTAAGACAGTGACAGTCACCGCTTCTGAAGTGCCGCAGCTTTCATCAGTTAAGCGAAGAAGCGTAGGGTTAATACAAGCCAGAGTGGAAAAGAAATCTTCGGGACCTTCAACTTCAGCCGTGCCATACGGGGACCTGAGCGGATCCCGAAGAGGAAGTGATGCGCGAGATAGAACAGAGACATATGACTCGGCTTTCAGGCCAACTTATACTGGGGACGTGCTGCCGCAGTGGAAGATCGAACTcattgagaagaaaaagaactcaACGACTTCACGCGAAGGGTCAAACAAAG ATCGTCCTCATCAGACGCAGATCACGAGCGCAGTTGTTGTTCCACCTTGGAAGAAGGAACTGGCTGAAAAACGAAAGCAACGCTCTCCGGTCACTGGTAACCAGGCCTCCGGCAAAGAGAATGAACCGAGTACGTTTTCGGAACTACCGCTATGGCAAAGGGAAATCGCCGAGAGAAGAAAGCGC
- the LOC131790356 gene encoding serine/arginine repetitive matrix protein 2 isoform X4 — MKDDIDSVRGLLDRFKEDKERELLKETSSSSTYEDGYSSAGENLVSELVKKSTKSTLVMNLKPVSKTRETSTKMGLGDAAAGDDEGESSGKGVSQKRKQDSFLVEVQERAEVISKSARKAPETLVSSIGQNVEGDPDTEEFLRKIRAAPSSSNEFRMENNETRPFRSKSASEVDLSVVVPIASTLNLEIQKSKIPLVRSGSLKDRRKPSAASRRKSFRSSFNEDFDDSFVISEGEESMNEDRSVTPGGGFIIKNPPQWDVGEAVRPRTKPKPKVKSKTVSGIALPGLADALIKKQIAAENKQRSQGSAAEIVRAAAENKKKMSAKEDKLEKEPEKPAWLVEAEARRKLHEQRRHPKSKEQGESETSLGPEKPVSNGPVLKSLPQKPEVGKKNSVGGGVMSVFRNIVLRPVRKPDAVPTKSEDDSDATKSLNVCLRPVSKAGPLDNQADEIKGSFQPVRLKPIAPRLARPSSSSVTNTEATPLRTRTPPERTSSSQSVQLEKSAREYHTIPPLAPITLERLEPRVSESFSSPTNGERVTISSNYLSGPHKLPPSTAPKPSNRSKTVTVTASEVPQLSSVKRRSVGLIQARVEKKSSGPSTSAVPYGDLSGSRRGSDARDRTETYDSAFRPTYTGDVLPQWKIELIEKKKNSTTSREGSNKDRPHQTQITSAVVVPPWKKELAEKRKQRSPVTGNQASGKENEPSTFSELPLWQREIAERRKRREFLPGQELPEKTDNSTERPEWQRRLKNTRRNQPIVAPKGPSEDSAESVPSFMKEFEKKKRACPRGGSRNSSYV, encoded by the exons ATGAAGGATGATATTGATTCTGTGCGTGGTCTGTTAGACAGGTTCAAGGAGGACAAGGAGAGGGAACTCCTTAAAGAG ACCTCCTCAAGTTCAACTTATGAGGATGGATACAGCTCAG CTGGTGAAAATTTGGTTAGTGAACTTGTAAAGAAATCAACAAAATCAACCCTTGTGATGAATTTGAAACCTGTTTCCAAAACAAGGGAAACATCAACAAAGATGGGTTTGGGAGATGCAGCAGCAGGGGATGATGAAGGAGAATCTTCTGGTAAAGGAGTTtcacagaaaagaaaacaggatTCATTCTTAGTTGAAGTTCAAGAGAGAGCTGAG GTGATAAGTAAAAGTGCTCGAAAAGCTCCAGAAACATTAGTATCATCAATTGGACAAAATGTTGAGGGTGATCCAGATACG GAAGAGTTTCTCAGAAAGATCCGAGCTGCACCATCCTCATCAAATGAATTTCGT ATGGAGAACAACGAGACTAGACCGTTCAGAAGTAAATCGGCCTCAGAGGTTGACTTATCCGTGGTTGTGCCG ATTGCTTCAACTTTAAACTTGGAAATTCAAAAGTCTAAAATCCCTCTGGTGAGGTCAGGCTCGTTAAAGGATCGTAGAAAACCCTCAGCTGCTTCCAGGCGGAAAAGTTTCAGGTCAAGTTTTAATGAAGATTTTGATGATTCATTTGTTATCAGCGAAGGAGAGGAGTC GATGAACGAAGACCGCAGTGTCACACCTGGTGGTGGCTTCATCATAAAGAACCCGCCTCAGTGGGACGTAGGGGAGGCGGTGAGACCACGAACCAAGCCAAAGCCGAAGGTGAAGAGCAAAACTGTGTCTGGAATAGCTCTACCAGGCCTGGCTGATGCATTAATCAAGAAACAAATTGCAGCTGAAAATAAG CAGCGTTCCCAGGGAAGCGCAGCCGAAATTGTCCGTGCGGCTGCCgaaaataagaagaaaatgtCAGCCAAGGAAGACAAATTAGAGAAAGAACCTGAAAAACCTGCTTGGCTTGTGGAGGCGGAGGCACGGAGGAAACTCCATGAACAGCGACGGCATCCCAAAAGTAAAGAACAAGGAGAGAGTGAAACTAGTCTGGGGCCAGAGAAACCGGTGAGTAATGGTCCTGTGCTCAAGTCTTTACCTCAGAAACCtgaagttggaaaaaaaaactctgtcGGTGGTGGGGTGATGAGCGTTTTTCGCAATATTGTACTTCGTCCTGTTCGGAAACCTGACGCAGTTCCAACCAAATCCGAGGACGACAGCGATGCTACGAAGTCGTTGAATGTTTGTCTTCGTCCCGTGTCTAAAGCAGGTCCTTTAGATAACCAAGCAGATGAAATAAAGGGAAGTTTTCAACCAGTGCGTTTGAAACCTATTGCTCCCCGTCTCGCAAGACCCTCGAGTTCCTCAGTCACGAATACCGAAGCAACACCATTGCGCACACGAACGCCTCCCGAAAGAACATCTAGTTCACAGTCGGTTCAACTAGAAAAAAGTGCACGTGAGTATCACACCATCCCTCCTCTTGCCCCGATAACTTTAGAGCGTTTGGAACCGAGGGTTTCCGAAAGTTTTTCGTCACCCACGAATGGTGAACGAGTCACGATTTCCTCGAACTACTTGAGTGGCCCTCATAAACTTCCCCCAAGTACAGCGCCTAAACCTTCCAACAGATCTAAGACAGTGACAGTCACCGCTTCTGAAGTGCCGCAGCTTTCATCAGTTAAGCGAAGAAGCGTAGGGTTAATACAAGCCAGAGTGGAAAAGAAATCTTCGGGACCTTCAACTTCAGCCGTGCCATACGGGGACCTGAGCGGATCCCGAAGAGGAAGTGATGCGCGAGATAGAACAGAGACATATGACTCGGCTTTCAGGCCAACTTATACTGGGGACGTGCTGCCGCAGTGGAAGATCGAACTcattgagaagaaaaagaactcaACGACTTCACGCGAAGGGTCAAACAAAG ATCGTCCTCATCAGACGCAGATCACGAGCGCAGTTGTTGTTCCACCTTGGAAGAAGGAACTGGCTGAAAAACGAAAGCAACGCTCTCCGGTCACTGGTAACCAGGCCTCCGGCAAAGAGAATGAACCGAGTACGTTTTCGGAACTACCGCTATGGCAAAGGGAAATCGCCGAGAGAAGAAAGCGC
- the LOC131790356 gene encoding serine/arginine repetitive matrix protein 2 isoform X1, which translates to MALQPSRYLLYYPKQPNFSQTAWKRVPKQRFSDGSDEEMKDDIDSVRGLLDRFKEDKERELLKETSSSSTYEDGYSSAGENLVSELVKKSTKSTLVMNLKPVSKTRETSTKMGLGDAAAGDDEGESSGKGVSQKRKQDSFLVEVQERAEVISKSARKAPETLVSSIGQNVEGDPDTEEFLRKIRAAPSSSNEFRMENNETRPFRSKSASEVDLSVVVPIASTLNLEIQKSKIPLVRSGSLKDRRKPSAASRRKSFRSSFNEDFDDSFVISEGEESMNEDRSVTPGGGFIIKNPPQWDVGEAVRPRTKPKPKVKSKTVSGIALPGLADALIKKQIAAENKQRSQGSAAEIVRAAAENKKKMSAKEDKLEKEPEKPAWLVEAEARRKLHEQRRHPKSKEQGESETSLGPEKPVSNGPVLKSLPQKPEVGKKNSVGGGVMSVFRNIVLRPVRKPDAVPTKSEDDSDATKSLNVCLRPVSKAGPLDNQADEIKGSFQPVRLKPIAPRLARPSSSSVTNTEATPLRTRTPPERTSSSQSVQLEKSAREYHTIPPLAPITLERLEPRVSESFSSPTNGERVTISSNYLSGPHKLPPSTAPKPSNRSKTVTVTASEVPQLSSVKRRSVGLIQARVEKKSSGPSTSAVPYGDLSGSRRGSDARDRTETYDSAFRPTYTGDVLPQWKIELIEKKKNSTTSREGSNKDRPHQTQITSAVVVPPWKKELAEKRKQRSPVTGNQASGKENEPSTFSELPLWQREIAERRKRREFLPGQELPEKTDNSTERPEWQRRLKNTRRNQPIVAPKGPSEDSAESVPSFMKEFEKKKRACPRGGSRNSSYV; encoded by the exons ATGGCTTTGCAACCTTCTCGCTACTTGTTGTACTATCCTAAACAACCTAACTTCAGTCAAACAGCTTGGAAAAGGGTGCCTAAACAGAGATTT agtgATGGCAGTGATGAAGAAATGAAGGATGATATTGATTCTGTGCGTGGTCTGTTAGACAGGTTCAAGGAGGACAAGGAGAGGGAACTCCTTAAAGAG ACCTCCTCAAGTTCAACTTATGAGGATGGATACAGCTCAG CTGGTGAAAATTTGGTTAGTGAACTTGTAAAGAAATCAACAAAATCAACCCTTGTGATGAATTTGAAACCTGTTTCCAAAACAAGGGAAACATCAACAAAGATGGGTTTGGGAGATGCAGCAGCAGGGGATGATGAAGGAGAATCTTCTGGTAAAGGAGTTtcacagaaaagaaaacaggatTCATTCTTAGTTGAAGTTCAAGAGAGAGCTGAG GTGATAAGTAAAAGTGCTCGAAAAGCTCCAGAAACATTAGTATCATCAATTGGACAAAATGTTGAGGGTGATCCAGATACG GAAGAGTTTCTCAGAAAGATCCGAGCTGCACCATCCTCATCAAATGAATTTCGT ATGGAGAACAACGAGACTAGACCGTTCAGAAGTAAATCGGCCTCAGAGGTTGACTTATCCGTGGTTGTGCCG ATTGCTTCAACTTTAAACTTGGAAATTCAAAAGTCTAAAATCCCTCTGGTGAGGTCAGGCTCGTTAAAGGATCGTAGAAAACCCTCAGCTGCTTCCAGGCGGAAAAGTTTCAGGTCAAGTTTTAATGAAGATTTTGATGATTCATTTGTTATCAGCGAAGGAGAGGAGTC GATGAACGAAGACCGCAGTGTCACACCTGGTGGTGGCTTCATCATAAAGAACCCGCCTCAGTGGGACGTAGGGGAGGCGGTGAGACCACGAACCAAGCCAAAGCCGAAGGTGAAGAGCAAAACTGTGTCTGGAATAGCTCTACCAGGCCTGGCTGATGCATTAATCAAGAAACAAATTGCAGCTGAAAATAAG CAGCGTTCCCAGGGAAGCGCAGCCGAAATTGTCCGTGCGGCTGCCgaaaataagaagaaaatgtCAGCCAAGGAAGACAAATTAGAGAAAGAACCTGAAAAACCTGCTTGGCTTGTGGAGGCGGAGGCACGGAGGAAACTCCATGAACAGCGACGGCATCCCAAAAGTAAAGAACAAGGAGAGAGTGAAACTAGTCTGGGGCCAGAGAAACCGGTGAGTAATGGTCCTGTGCTCAAGTCTTTACCTCAGAAACCtgaagttggaaaaaaaaactctgtcGGTGGTGGGGTGATGAGCGTTTTTCGCAATATTGTACTTCGTCCTGTTCGGAAACCTGACGCAGTTCCAACCAAATCCGAGGACGACAGCGATGCTACGAAGTCGTTGAATGTTTGTCTTCGTCCCGTGTCTAAAGCAGGTCCTTTAGATAACCAAGCAGATGAAATAAAGGGAAGTTTTCAACCAGTGCGTTTGAAACCTATTGCTCCCCGTCTCGCAAGACCCTCGAGTTCCTCAGTCACGAATACCGAAGCAACACCATTGCGCACACGAACGCCTCCCGAAAGAACATCTAGTTCACAGTCGGTTCAACTAGAAAAAAGTGCACGTGAGTATCACACCATCCCTCCTCTTGCCCCGATAACTTTAGAGCGTTTGGAACCGAGGGTTTCCGAAAGTTTTTCGTCACCCACGAATGGTGAACGAGTCACGATTTCCTCGAACTACTTGAGTGGCCCTCATAAACTTCCCCCAAGTACAGCGCCTAAACCTTCCAACAGATCTAAGACAGTGACAGTCACCGCTTCTGAAGTGCCGCAGCTTTCATCAGTTAAGCGAAGAAGCGTAGGGTTAATACAAGCCAGAGTGGAAAAGAAATCTTCGGGACCTTCAACTTCAGCCGTGCCATACGGGGACCTGAGCGGATCCCGAAGAGGAAGTGATGCGCGAGATAGAACAGAGACATATGACTCGGCTTTCAGGCCAACTTATACTGGGGACGTGCTGCCGCAGTGGAAGATCGAACTcattgagaagaaaaagaactcaACGACTTCACGCGAAGGGTCAAACAAAG ATCGTCCTCATCAGACGCAGATCACGAGCGCAGTTGTTGTTCCACCTTGGAAGAAGGAACTGGCTGAAAAACGAAAGCAACGCTCTCCGGTCACTGGTAACCAGGCCTCCGGCAAAGAGAATGAACCGAGTACGTTTTCGGAACTACCGCTATGGCAAAGGGAAATCGCCGAGAGAAGAAAGCGC
- the LOC131790356 gene encoding serine/arginine repetitive matrix protein 2 isoform X2, producing MVFICITAVNNKSDGSDEEMKDDIDSVRGLLDRFKEDKERELLKETSSSSTYEDGYSSAGENLVSELVKKSTKSTLVMNLKPVSKTRETSTKMGLGDAAAGDDEGESSGKGVSQKRKQDSFLVEVQERAEVISKSARKAPETLVSSIGQNVEGDPDTEEFLRKIRAAPSSSNEFRMENNETRPFRSKSASEVDLSVVVPIASTLNLEIQKSKIPLVRSGSLKDRRKPSAASRRKSFRSSFNEDFDDSFVISEGEESMNEDRSVTPGGGFIIKNPPQWDVGEAVRPRTKPKPKVKSKTVSGIALPGLADALIKKQIAAENKQRSQGSAAEIVRAAAENKKKMSAKEDKLEKEPEKPAWLVEAEARRKLHEQRRHPKSKEQGESETSLGPEKPVSNGPVLKSLPQKPEVGKKNSVGGGVMSVFRNIVLRPVRKPDAVPTKSEDDSDATKSLNVCLRPVSKAGPLDNQADEIKGSFQPVRLKPIAPRLARPSSSSVTNTEATPLRTRTPPERTSSSQSVQLEKSAREYHTIPPLAPITLERLEPRVSESFSSPTNGERVTISSNYLSGPHKLPPSTAPKPSNRSKTVTVTASEVPQLSSVKRRSVGLIQARVEKKSSGPSTSAVPYGDLSGSRRGSDARDRTETYDSAFRPTYTGDVLPQWKIELIEKKKNSTTSREGSNKDRPHQTQITSAVVVPPWKKELAEKRKQRSPVTGNQASGKENEPSTFSELPLWQREIAERRKRREFLPGQELPEKTDNSTERPEWQRRLKNTRRNQPIVAPKGPSEDSAESVPSFMKEFEKKKRACPRGGSRNSSYV from the exons ATGGTTTTTATATGCATAACTGCTGTAAACAATAAG agtgATGGCAGTGATGAAGAAATGAAGGATGATATTGATTCTGTGCGTGGTCTGTTAGACAGGTTCAAGGAGGACAAGGAGAGGGAACTCCTTAAAGAG ACCTCCTCAAGTTCAACTTATGAGGATGGATACAGCTCAG CTGGTGAAAATTTGGTTAGTGAACTTGTAAAGAAATCAACAAAATCAACCCTTGTGATGAATTTGAAACCTGTTTCCAAAACAAGGGAAACATCAACAAAGATGGGTTTGGGAGATGCAGCAGCAGGGGATGATGAAGGAGAATCTTCTGGTAAAGGAGTTtcacagaaaagaaaacaggatTCATTCTTAGTTGAAGTTCAAGAGAGAGCTGAG GTGATAAGTAAAAGTGCTCGAAAAGCTCCAGAAACATTAGTATCATCAATTGGACAAAATGTTGAGGGTGATCCAGATACG GAAGAGTTTCTCAGAAAGATCCGAGCTGCACCATCCTCATCAAATGAATTTCGT ATGGAGAACAACGAGACTAGACCGTTCAGAAGTAAATCGGCCTCAGAGGTTGACTTATCCGTGGTTGTGCCG ATTGCTTCAACTTTAAACTTGGAAATTCAAAAGTCTAAAATCCCTCTGGTGAGGTCAGGCTCGTTAAAGGATCGTAGAAAACCCTCAGCTGCTTCCAGGCGGAAAAGTTTCAGGTCAAGTTTTAATGAAGATTTTGATGATTCATTTGTTATCAGCGAAGGAGAGGAGTC GATGAACGAAGACCGCAGTGTCACACCTGGTGGTGGCTTCATCATAAAGAACCCGCCTCAGTGGGACGTAGGGGAGGCGGTGAGACCACGAACCAAGCCAAAGCCGAAGGTGAAGAGCAAAACTGTGTCTGGAATAGCTCTACCAGGCCTGGCTGATGCATTAATCAAGAAACAAATTGCAGCTGAAAATAAG CAGCGTTCCCAGGGAAGCGCAGCCGAAATTGTCCGTGCGGCTGCCgaaaataagaagaaaatgtCAGCCAAGGAAGACAAATTAGAGAAAGAACCTGAAAAACCTGCTTGGCTTGTGGAGGCGGAGGCACGGAGGAAACTCCATGAACAGCGACGGCATCCCAAAAGTAAAGAACAAGGAGAGAGTGAAACTAGTCTGGGGCCAGAGAAACCGGTGAGTAATGGTCCTGTGCTCAAGTCTTTACCTCAGAAACCtgaagttggaaaaaaaaactctgtcGGTGGTGGGGTGATGAGCGTTTTTCGCAATATTGTACTTCGTCCTGTTCGGAAACCTGACGCAGTTCCAACCAAATCCGAGGACGACAGCGATGCTACGAAGTCGTTGAATGTTTGTCTTCGTCCCGTGTCTAAAGCAGGTCCTTTAGATAACCAAGCAGATGAAATAAAGGGAAGTTTTCAACCAGTGCGTTTGAAACCTATTGCTCCCCGTCTCGCAAGACCCTCGAGTTCCTCAGTCACGAATACCGAAGCAACACCATTGCGCACACGAACGCCTCCCGAAAGAACATCTAGTTCACAGTCGGTTCAACTAGAAAAAAGTGCACGTGAGTATCACACCATCCCTCCTCTTGCCCCGATAACTTTAGAGCGTTTGGAACCGAGGGTTTCCGAAAGTTTTTCGTCACCCACGAATGGTGAACGAGTCACGATTTCCTCGAACTACTTGAGTGGCCCTCATAAACTTCCCCCAAGTACAGCGCCTAAACCTTCCAACAGATCTAAGACAGTGACAGTCACCGCTTCTGAAGTGCCGCAGCTTTCATCAGTTAAGCGAAGAAGCGTAGGGTTAATACAAGCCAGAGTGGAAAAGAAATCTTCGGGACCTTCAACTTCAGCCGTGCCATACGGGGACCTGAGCGGATCCCGAAGAGGAAGTGATGCGCGAGATAGAACAGAGACATATGACTCGGCTTTCAGGCCAACTTATACTGGGGACGTGCTGCCGCAGTGGAAGATCGAACTcattgagaagaaaaagaactcaACGACTTCACGCGAAGGGTCAAACAAAG ATCGTCCTCATCAGACGCAGATCACGAGCGCAGTTGTTGTTCCACCTTGGAAGAAGGAACTGGCTGAAAAACGAAAGCAACGCTCTCCGGTCACTGGTAACCAGGCCTCCGGCAAAGAGAATGAACCGAGTACGTTTTCGGAACTACCGCTATGGCAAAGGGAAATCGCCGAGAGAAGAAAGCGC